CTTGAAAACAAAGAGCATAGAACAAGAAAGTGCACTATAACCACCATTTTTAACACTCGAGAGCAAATTAAGCTGTTTATATATCTAACCACCTAGTCAAATCTATTTGACACCCCAACCCAACTATATCAGATCAGATTACAGTATCAGCTCTCTCGCGGCAGCATCGAATTCTGCCTCGATGGCTTGTTTCTTCACATGCCGATCTCATTATTCGCAGCGAATTATCATTATCTTATAATACTATATGCCTAATTCCCAGCTGGACTTCTCATTCTCGCTATTCTTTCCTACTTTCTTGGTATATATCAGCTAGAATTTTCATAAACAAGAGAAGGGCTATAAATTCCCGGAAACCTCGAATGGCATGGCTGCATGATCCTGCGTTGTCCAATCCTTGCTTCACATCTCGTCGGACCAATCACTAAGCTCACTTTCGTAGAACAGCCCGTCAATGATCTGGTCGATGAGGGAGTCGATGAGTGTGTTGCAGCTGAGGGAGAAGATACGACCTACTCTGGTCCGGGCGCTAGAGAACCAAGCAAAGAATGCGGCGCAGGCGACAGCTCCAAGGCACACCCCTGCTGCTTCGGCGATTCCTTGGACATCCATCTTCCTGAACAGGGAGTTTCCAGTGACTGCCTCCTCTGCCACTGTCGCCGCAAAGACAATCTGGTCGACAATAACATCCACTTTCATAAGGTCAGATCATGCACTTCCTGATTCGAATCAGTCAATGAGCAAATTCTGGGGAAGCAGATCAGCACAGCACGAGACAAGGCAATAACCGTTTCATCGCGAAATGAGCTAACCTAGTCTAGACGGAGCACCCGTATTGTACACACAGTACAATCGGGACATCAGTAACCGAATATTTCGATACATAATTCACATTTAACCTTTCAACTTTAGAAAAATCTTGTAATTTTCTAGGATGAGCAGCTCCAAGCTTCAGTACAAATTGGGCACTCTCCAATCCCAAGAAGAAATCTGTAAAATTTGGCCTTACATGACTCGTTCCTATAACTTTCGACTGAAGAATTGACAAACAACTCTCCTTGTGTCTACAGCCTAGAATCTGCAGACAACCCACCAATTATAACAACCTCCGACTACATCAGCACAAGTAAATTCACCTTAGGTACGTGTAATATCATGAATCAGGCAAAACACGAGTATAATCCGAATCCATGGTTAGAATCTGAAACTGTACACCCCAGTTTGATGAAGAATTCAACTTGTACTATTCCCCTTGCCACTGAAAATATCTTCTGCTACAGTAAAGGAATAGAAGACTGCAAATCTATCGATAATAAAGAGAGACAGAAGCATAACCATGGATCTTCACTTCGATCAAGCAGAACAATCGAATCTAGTTGCTCGCACACAATATTTCCAGGTGTATATATAGATACATAGATTAAGAAAAACTGCTGTTGAACTGAAACTTGTACCAAGAACAGTCAGATCAAGCAAGttagtttcttttcaaaaaaaaagatgggaaaCCAAGTAAAAACTGACCATGGCTAAGCGACCGGAGATGATCTCGAAGTCCTGGCTCTTCTTGGAGCTCTCGATGTACTCCGACAGGGTCTCGAAGAAGGGCGGCACCGCGTCGCAGtcgctgccgctgccgccgccgtcaACCCTCTTGGTCTTAAGGATCCCCACCGGATCAGAGCCGTAGGATCTCAAGTTGCACAGCCGGGGCTGCAGCAGGATCTTCccgttgccaccgccgccgacGTTGGGCACCGCCTGCTTCAGCCTCTGCACCGAGACCTGCACCGGACCGCCGGCCGGCTCCCTCCTCGCCGCCAACTCCCGCCTCTCCCCCAGCAGCCGGCAGTGCACCGCAcgcgccgccgtcgccatgCGCTCCGGAACGCGGGTGGGATTCCAAGAATCTCGGGTCTGCTTTGGCTTCCGGGGCGGCGTCGAGGTAAGTGTTTTGGAATCTTCGTGGTACAGTGGAATGACACGTCTGTCGTCTACGCGTGAGGTCGGGAACGGGTGGCGTGCCGGCGGGCCCCGGCGGTGAAATGGCGGAGGGCGGGTCGGTAACGTGGCTGTCAGGTCACGAGGAGTTCCTACTTCGTAGGATGGTGTGGCGGGGAGTGGTTGGCTAGCGGCGGCCTTACGTTTCCATCTCGTGAAAGGCAATTTGCTCTCTCGTGCGGGCGCTCCGAGGTTACCGCACGTACCGGAGCGGTAGGCCCGGCGCGCGCCACCCGACGCGAATTTCACGTGGAGCCCATAATGTTTAACGAATCATACGCACTGAAGTTCGGATGTGACTGATACCTGCCCCCTTCCTGGTAGGAGCAAGTACGAGTGGGTGCGGACGGGACATTGTTTTGGCAGCTAGAACAGCTACTAGCCTGAGCTCGTGCATCTTGTACAAGCTACACTTGGAGGTTCGGATCTGTCTCGTGGGCGAGGTTATCTTATTTCCACTCATATTTGTCTAAGGTTGTGCATAATAACTATTCTGGTTCTccgttttcttatttttctattttttggaacaagtttacaaaagaaattcgtttaataacataatttcatttttcaatttctaaaacaaatttgtatccaaaaataggtttggatTAAAAATGGCaagtataattttattttttacttttctacattttaaacgaaaacaaaaataaaaaccattATTATCGTtcattccctctctctctctcacattcGTTCTCTCACAAGAAGaccaccctcctcctcctcctccttgagACTCTCCTCATTGCCGACCCCAAGATTGGCCCCTCCCTCCACCCCCTTTGCCTCCACCTCTTCTAGCAACAGCTACTACCCCTTCACCTCCTTCCCAAAGCTCTCCTCCAACATCGGCACCGGCACCGGCACCGACACCTCCTCCCTCTCTAGTAGCACCTCTCTCTTTGGCTTTCGCCATTCCTTCCCAGACCATCGCGTCTTCTACAACCTCTCCAGGCTCCACTCTATCACCAACAACTTCCTTGCCAAGCCCCACTGcttctcatcctcctcctcctagcACTGCTTCCTCCATAGTAAGGACACACGAGATCGACATGGGCCGCCTTGAGGACCTCCTTGGGCGACCTATCAAAGCCACACCCGGTCAGTATTGCAAAGCTACTCGACGCCTTTGTCTTTGGCAACAACATCTTCTTGGTCTTCAAGCTCATCGATGACCTACAAAACCCTAAAATGCCCAATATCACAGTCTTGCAATGTGATCCTCATCCACAACCACATCAAGAGAAGCATCATTGTGTTTGCCACTTTAGGATTGCCTAGCTATGTGAGGAGGTAGACAAGAACAACATGTTCCAAGAGCAAGCACGGAGGACAGCAGGAGGAGGGGGTTGGAAATTCCatattgttatcaaatgaatttttattttaaaacgatttttttttattattaaatgcatttttctATCCACAAAACTCGACTAgggaatataaaataaaataaaaattctaatcaGAATTATTCTCAAAGATAGAATGGTTATTATTCGCATTCTAAATAAACAATTTTAGCTATATATTATACCAAAAACACTAGCCTACGTTAATCTACAATAGTCATTCAATAATCAATTGACAAATATCAAACGGGATACATAAAGTTATACTCTATTAGACAAGATGAGACCGACGAacttcatttctttcaatgaaatttatgattcaAAGTAAATTTATGGTAggtatcaaaataattattgcCGGAATTTGGAAATTCAATAATAACTAATATTCTCGAAACgaatttgaaagaaaagaagaaggccTAAAGCCCGAATCATACAGCTATGGTCTGGGCCTTTTTTCCCAAGCCGAGCCGACATACCGGCCCACAAAAAAGTCGGGTTTGGCCTCTTCGGGTCGGGCCACAAGAATCTCTATAGGCCCGAGGCATTATATTTGAACCGCATGGATTCCAAATGGCATCTTGATTTTGCGGCTACTGGTAGCTTTCTTCCTGATCTGGAGCGCGGTGCTTTCAAAATGATGGGTCGTTCTTCAGATGTCCCGTAGAAAACCTCGAAATCGCCTTTACAAACAAAATACAACCTCAGAATATGTGTGGAATCTTCGTCTAACCTCGTTTATTTTTGTCCATTCATGAAGTGCTCGATTTCCATGTTCATCCGAAGCCAATGGGTCCATGACCCAACTGTGCAAAATAGCTAATTTGTATGGACATAGGGAAGTGACGACAACATTTTAGGGAAATGGTGGCAATTAGGTAAAGAGTTGTTTCTTATGAGATGATGTGATGCGTAAGCAGAAAGGTAAGGAAACAAAAGATCTTTATTTTAAAGATAACTGTAgtaaatcataaattttattacaaaagtataattgagtgttaaaacttacaaaaaatacaattaaatctagaaatttatcaaatttgtatAATCAAATTATTCCATTAACTCTGTCCAACTTGATCACAAAAAATGCTGATGTGacattttttccatttattttctaACTCATCCACGGCATTGATATGGCTAAATCGACATCATTTtagtccaaatttgattttttaataaaaattcatttaaattatattaaaaataaggtaactctaaataaataaataaaagaaaaagaaaaggagggtaAGGGCTGCAAGCCCTCATCGTCACCGCGCCAGCAATGCTAGAAAGAGTCAGCAATTGTGGGGGATGGCCAGCCAAGGGTAGGTGAGGGTAGTTGAGCCCCAGCCAGTGTGCGGCCACATTTTGCATAGGTTCTCGCCTAAAATTGGGCCCCAAATCGGACAAAGGTCACCTCTTGGCTAACCATCCTCCTTCATTGCTAGCCATTCCTATCAAGGGCTTGTTTTGCCTTCCTTacctttcttttaaaaaaaattagtctaatttaaaataatgtttaaattaaaaaaaatcatatttggaccaaaataacatcattttacCCTTCTATTCTTGTTTTAGACACATCAACGCTATGTAGGAGAgggacaataataataaaataaaaaatatcacgtCAATATTTTCCAATAGCCAAATTGGGTAGAATTTATAGAAGAACGTGATTGCACAAATTTGATGTGTTATAGGATTTGATTGctcttttttatgaattttaagattcaattgcacttctatattttatgaattttattgcatttatccttttattttaatagagaaagcaaaaatttaTTCATGTGGAAACTTGTGATGGTTTTCCGtaccttttacaaaaaaacTAGATGTATACTACAGTTAAATTTTTATGTATTTGGAAAATCTTAA
Above is a window of Eucalyptus grandis isolate ANBG69807.140 chromosome 9, ASM1654582v1, whole genome shotgun sequence DNA encoding:
- the LOC104418202 gene encoding stress enhanced protein 2, chloroplastic encodes the protein MATAARAVHCRLLGERRELAARREPAGGPVQVSVQRLKQAVPNVGGGGNGKILLQPRLCNLRSYGSDPVGILKTKRVDGGGSGSDCDAVPPFFETLSEYIESSKKSQDFEIISGRLAMIVFAATVAEEAVTGNSLFRKMDVQGIAEAAGVCLGAVACAAFFAWFSSARTRVGRIFSLSCNTLIDSLIDQIIDGLFYESELSDWSDEM